From one Spiroplasma endosymbiont of Lasioglossum villosulum genomic stretch:
- the cmk gene encoding (d)CMP kinase, with protein sequence MYPKINIAIDGPAASGKSAAAYLFSKKIDYQFMDTGIMYRSFTNHCLKNKIAFESEDLILAALQLFDIRWVNGHFLFNDQPPTEEIYDKNVTSKVPIIASLSEVRKVMVARIQEMVRSQGFIVVGRDISSVVLPDAQLKIFLTSSLHARSERRYKQYIKEGINITQEQVYNDMVIRDNVDKTRSTGQLVIVEDAVILDNSDYNLQTTVDKLKILYDNYFSHKK encoded by the coding sequence ATGTACCCAAAGATTAATATTGCAATAGATGGTCCAGCAGCTAGTGGTAAATCAGCAGCTGCATATTTGTTTTCTAAAAAAATTGATTATCAATTTATGGATACAGGAATTATGTATCGTAGTTTTACTAATCATTGTTTAAAAAATAAAATTGCTTTTGAAAGTGAAGATTTAATACTTGCAGCACTACAACTTTTTGATATAAGATGAGTTAATGGTCATTTTTTATTTAATGATCAACCACCAACAGAAGAAATTTATGATAAAAATGTTACTAGTAAAGTACCAATAATTGCTTCGTTATCTGAAGTTAGAAAAGTTATGGTTGCTAGAATTCAAGAAATGGTTAGAAGTCAAGGCTTTATTGTCGTTGGCAGAGATATTAGTAGTGTTGTTTTACCTGATGCTCAATTAAAGATTTTTTTAACTTCTAGTTTACACGCTCGTAGTGAAAGAAGATATAAACAGTATATTAAAGAGGGTATTAATATTACGCAAGAACAAGTATATAACGATATGGTAATTCGTGATAATGTTGATAAAACTCGTAGCACTGGACAACTAGTAATTGTTGAAGATGCAGTTATTTTAGATAATAGTGATTATAATTTACAAACGACCGTTGATAAATTAAAAATTTTATATGATAATTACTTTAGTCATAAAAAATAA
- the der gene encoding ribosome biogenesis GTPase Der, with protein MNKLPKVVIVGRPNVGKSSIFNRILQKKVAIIEDMPGATRDRIYGIGEWLTQNFVIIDTGGITKTITNFTQQINQQVNIALAEADIVLFVCSYQEGLTHEDEDIAKLLYRTKKPVIIIANKYDNVQKDNDKIYDYLKVGFGEPILVSASHGVGFGDLLDMIITKLPKEVHTEKKEHINLAIIGRPNVGKSSLVNTILQENRVIVSPIAGTTTDAIDSNFVYNKKQYCVIDTAGIRRKGKITEDLEKYSLIRTTNAIERSDIVLFLLDGSVEIQEQDLTIAGMAKNLDKPVIIIVNKWDLVKKNEKTMQEFTKKIKEKFKYLEYSFVVYLSALENTRIHTLFATINEVLVNMNLRIKTSILNEIINKAQLINEPPYFKGGRLKIYYTTQVEKNPPTFILMVNAPQRCHFSYERFLINQIRERFGFQGVPIKLRFRMRKSLYNKQ; from the coding sequence ATGAATAAGTTACCAAAAGTAGTAATTGTAGGACGCCCTAATGTTGGTAAATCTTCAATTTTTAATCGTATATTACAAAAAAAAGTAGCAATAATTGAAGATATGCCTGGAGCAACTAGAGATCGAATTTATGGCATTGGTGAATGATTAACACAAAATTTTGTGATTATTGATACGGGTGGTATTACTAAAACGATTACTAATTTTACTCAACAAATCAATCAACAAGTTAATATTGCTTTAGCTGAGGCTGATATTGTTTTATTTGTTTGTTCTTATCAAGAAGGTCTAACTCACGAAGATGAAGATATTGCTAAATTATTATACAGAACTAAGAAACCTGTTATTATTATTGCAAATAAATATGATAATGTTCAAAAAGATAATGATAAAATTTATGATTATTTAAAAGTTGGCTTTGGCGAACCAATTTTAGTATCTGCTAGTCATGGTGTTGGTTTTGGTGATTTATTAGATATGATAATTACTAAGTTACCAAAAGAGGTTCATACAGAAAAAAAAGAACATATTAATTTAGCAATTATTGGTCGTCCCAATGTTGGTAAATCAAGTTTAGTTAATACTATTCTTCAAGAGAATAGAGTTATTGTTTCACCAATAGCAGGAACAACAACTGATGCTATTGATAGTAATTTTGTTTATAATAAAAAACAATATTGTGTTATTGATACTGCGGGAATTCGTAGAAAAGGAAAAATTACTGAAGATTTAGAAAAATATAGTTTAATTAGAACTACTAATGCCATTGAACGTAGTGATATTGTTTTGTTTTTATTAGATGGTAGTGTTGAAATTCAAGAACAAGATTTAACAATAGCAGGAATGGCAAAAAATTTAGATAAGCCAGTTATTATTATTGTTAATAAATGAGATTTAGTTAAAAAAAATGAAAAAACAATGCAAGAGTTTACTAAAAAAATTAAAGAAAAATTTAAATATCTTGAGTATTCTTTTGTTGTATATTTATCTGCTTTAGAAAATACTAGAATTCATACTTTATTTGCTACTATTAATGAAGTATTAGTTAATATGAATTTAAGAATTAAAACAAGTATTCTTAATGAAATAATTAATAAAGCTCAATTAATTAATGAGCCGCCTTACTTTAAAGGTGGTAGATTAAAGATATATTACACAACACAGGTTGAAAAAAATCCGCCTACTTTTATTTTAATGGTAAATGCTCCACAACGATGTCATTTTTCTTATGAACGTTTTTTAATTAATCAAATTCGTGAACGATTTGGTTTTCAGGGTGTACCAATTAAATTAAGATTTAGAATGCGTAAGTCATTGTATAATAAACAATAA
- a CDS encoding rolling circle replication-associated protein — protein MDIQQDFYVKKIFYACYVKNVVLPISFLNNIGNKKGKCYVGNKQKLRNNTVRTKTNLIQKALHNFYDSKMLSFVTLTYKDNIQDIKKAKKDIRLFFLKLKKWWNDPKRFEHLGELKYFYVYEYQERGAIHFHIIFNRKIYKSMLAEWWTHGFNDLKVVKKGTNEFVIKYLGKYVTKAIDDVKSINQTDVGVKAYAFSCNCKNPIVVRGIKKLTIGDIIKVSFNATNVFYFKTQRDSNGDTVMIGGIIESTVVNDYFKDYEDYEKYVYLSALSHKHYLRTSEIGYLIQKDKDVLTWVDKVFGNKVEKIDFRKKVLH, from the coding sequence ATGGATATTCAACAAGATTTTTATGTTAAAAAGATTTTTTATGCTTGTTATGTTAAAAATGTGGTTTTACCTATTTCTTTTTTAAATAATATTGGAAATAAAAAAGGTAAATGTTATGTTGGCAATAAACAAAAATTAAGAAATAATACTGTTCGTACTAAAACTAATTTAATTCAAAAAGCATTGCATAATTTTTATGATAGTAAAATGTTAAGTTTTGTTACTTTAACTTATAAAGATAATATACAAGATATTAAAAAAGCAAAAAAAGATATTCGTTTATTTTTTCTTAAATTAAAGAAATGATGAAATGACCCTAAACGTTTTGAACATTTAGGTGAATTAAAATATTTTTATGTTTATGAATATCAAGAGCGTGGTGCTATTCATTTTCATATAATTTTTAATAGAAAGATATATAAAAGTATGTTAGCAGAATGATGAACTCATGGTTTTAATGATTTAAAAGTAGTTAAAAAAGGTACAAATGAATTTGTTATTAAATATTTAGGAAAATATGTTACAAAAGCGATAGATGATGTTAAATCTATAAATCAAACAGATGTTGGTGTAAAGGCTTATGCTTTTAGTTGTAATTGTAAAAATCCTATTGTAGTTCGTGGTATTAAGAAATTGACAATTGGAGATATCATTAAAGTAAGTTTTAATGCTACAAATGTATTTTATTTTAAAACTCAAAGAGATAGTAATGGTGATACTGTTATGATTGGTGGTATTATTGAAAGTACTGTTGTAAATGATTATTTTAAAGATTATGAAGATTACGAAAAATATGTATATTTAAGTGCTTTATCACATAAGCATTATTTACGGACTAGTGAAATTGGATATTTAATTCAAAAAGATAAAGATGTTTTGACTTGGGTTGATAAAGTTTTTGGTAATAAAGTTGAAAAAATAGATTTTAGGAAAAAAGTTTTACATTAG